The following coding sequences lie in one Lolium perenne isolate Kyuss_39 chromosome 2, Kyuss_2.0, whole genome shotgun sequence genomic window:
- the LOC127337217 gene encoding auxin response factor 12 encodes MSSSSGASIGAQPPPPPPAAPPEEEKKNLNSELWHACAGPLVCLPTLGTRVVYFPQGHSEQVAASTNKEVEGHIPNYPNLPPQLICQLHDVTMHADVETDEVYAQMTLQPLNPQEQNDAYLPAEMGIMSKQPTNYFCKTLTASDTSTHGGFSVPRRAAERVFPPLDFTQQPPAQELIARDIHDNEWKFRHIFRGQPKRHLLTTGWSVFVSAKRLVAGDSVLFIWNEKNQLWLGIRRASRTQTVMPSSVLSSDSMHIGLLAAAAHAASTNSRFTIFYNPRACPSEFVIPLSKYIKAVFHTRISVGMRFRMLFETEESSVRRYMGTITEVSDADPVRWASSYWRSVKVGWDESTAGERPPRVSLWEIEPLTTFPMYPSLFPLRVKHPWYSGVAGLHDDSNALMWLRGVAGDGGYQSLNFQSPGIGSWGQQRLHPSLLSTDHDQYQAAVAAAAAASQSGGYLKQQYLNLQQPTQSPQEHCNLNPLLQQQILQQASQQQTVSAENQNIQAMLNSSAIQHQLQQLQQMQQAHIDQKQKIRSDQTYQIPTIASLPSPTSLPSHLREKFGFSDPVTSPSFTTSSSSDNMLESNFLQGNSKAVDLSRFNQPAVSEQQQQQQQQAWKQKFMGSQSLSFGGSGLLNSPTSKDSSLENKIGSDAQNQSLFSPQAENSSLLYNMVPNLTSNVADNNMSTIPSGSTYVQSPMYGCLDDSSGIFQNTGENDPSSRTFVKVYKSGSVGRSLDITRFSNYAELREELGQMFGIRGQLDDPDRSGWQLVFVDRENDVLLLGDDPWESFVNSVWYIKILSPEDVHKLGKQGNDPRYLS; translated from the exons ATGAGCTCCTCCTCGGGGGCCAGCATCGGcgcccagccgccgccgccgccgcccgctgcGCCGCCGGAGGAAG AGAAGAAGAACCTCAACTCGGAGCTGTGGCACGCCTGCGCCGGCCCGCTCGTCTGCCTCCCCACCCTCGGCACGCGGGTCGTATACTTCCCGCAGGGACACAGCGAGCAG GTGGCGGCGTCCACCAACAAGGAGGTGGAGGGGCACATCCCAAACTACCCCAACCTGCCGCCGCAGCTCATCTGCCAGCTCCACGATGTCACCATGCAT GCTGATGTGGAGACGGACGAAGTGTACGCGCAGATGACGCTGCAGCCGCTCAACCCG CAAGAGCAGAACGACGCCTACCTGCCGGCCGAGATGGGGATCATGAGCAAGCAGCCCACCAACTACTTCTGCAAGACGCTCACGGCCAGCGACACCAGCACGCACGGCGGCTTCTCCGTGCCGCGCCGTGCCGCCGAGCGCGTCTTCCCTCCTCTG GATTTCACGCAGCAGCCTCCTGCGCAGGAGCTAATTGCGAGGGACATCCATGATAACGAGTGGAAGTTCAGGCACATCTTCCGAG GCCAACCCAAAAGACACCTGTTAACTACTGGCTGGAGTGTGTTTGTCAGCGCTAAGAGACTTGTTGCTGGAGACTCGGTGCTTTTCATATG GAATGAGAAAAACCAGCTTTGGCTGGGAATCAGGCGTGCCAGCCGGACACAGACTGTGATGCCTTCCTCTGTTCTTTCGAGTGACAGCATGCACATTGGGCTCCTTGCAGCCGCAGCTCATGCTGCTTCCACAAACAGCCGCTTCACTATTTTCTACAATCCCAG GGCATGTCCATCAGAATTCGTCATACCACTTTCCAAGTACATCAAGGCTGTTTTTCACACACGGATATCGGTGGGTATGCGGTTCAGGATGCTCTTTGAGACTGAGGAATCTAGTGTCCGCAG GTACATGGGCACAATAACAGAAGTAAGTGATGCCGATCCAGTGCGTTGGGCTAGTTCCTACTGGAGATCGGTTAAG GTTGGTTGGGATGAATCAACTGCAGGGGAAAGACCACCTAGAGTTTCTTTATGGGAAATTGAACCGTTGACAACATTTCCTATGTATCCATCACTGTTCCCACTGAGGGTTAAGCATCCTTGGTATTCTGGAGTTGCCGGCCTTCATG ATGACAGCAATGCTTTGATGTGGCTGAGAGGAGTTGCTGGCGATGGAGGTTATCAGTCTTTGAACTTCCAGTCACCTGGTATAGGCTCCTGGGGACAGCAGAGGCTCCATCCTTCTTTGCTGAGTACTGACCATGATCAGTACCAAGCAGCggtagctgctgctgctgccgcctccCAGTCTGGTGGTTATCTGAAACAGCAATACCTAAACCTTCAGCAGCCTACGCAGTCGCCTCAAGAACACTGCAACCTCAACCCGCTGTTGCAGCAACAAATCTTGCAGCAAGCAAGCCAACAGCAAACAGTTAGTGCTGAGAACCAAAATATTCAGGCAATGCTGAACTCAAGTGCTATCCAGCACCAACTTCAACAACTACAGCAAATGCAGCAGGCTCACATTGATCAGAAGCAGAAGATTCGATCAGATCAGACATATCAAATTCCTACTATTGCTTCTCTCCCAAGTCCAACATCATTACCAAGTCATCTGCGTGAAAAATTTGGCTTCTCTGATCCTGTGACTTCGCCAAGCTTCACCACTTCTAGCAGCAGTGATAACATGCTGGAATCGAACTTTCTTCAGGGAAATTCGAAAGCTGTGGACTTGTCTAGGTTCAATCAGCCTGCAGTTAgtgagcagcagcagcaacaacagcagcaggCTTGGAAGCAAAAGTTTATGGGTTCACAATCACTGTCTTTTGGGGGCTCGGGTTTGCTTAACTCACCCACAAGTAAAGATAGTTCCCTTGAGAACAAAATTGGTTCTGATGCGCAAAACCAGTCCCTTTTTAGTCCTCAAGCCGAAAATTCCTCCCTACTGTACAACATGGTACCTAACCTGACTTCGAATGTTGCTGATAATAACATGTCGACGATTCCTTCTGGATCTACATATGTGCAAAGTCCAATGTATGGTTGCTTGGACGACTCTTCTGGTATATTTCAGAATACAGGAGAGAATGACCCATCAAGCAGAACATTTGTGAAG GTTTATAAGTCAGGATCAGTGGGGAGGTCGTTGGACATCACCCGGTTCTCTAATTATGCTGAGCTAAGAGAAGAACTGGGTCAGATGTTCGGCATTAGGGGTCAGTTGGATGACCCTGATAGATCAGGCTGGCAGCTTGTATTCGTCGACAGGGAGAATGATGTGCTTCTCCTTGGAGACGACCCTTGGGA GTCATTTGTGAATAGTGTATGGTACATCAAGATACTTTCACCAGAGGATGTGCATAAGTTGGGGAAGCAAGGAAATGATCCACGTTATCTTTCCTAA